Below is a genomic region from Candidatus Obscuribacterales bacterium.
GCGCCTTGAAGCAAGCGAGTTGGGCTTCTCTATCGCTGTGGTTGTAGTAGAAATCCAAGCCGCATTCACCGATGCCTACAACGCGATTATGCTTGGCGGCTTCGCGGATTGTTTTATCTGCCTCGTCATTCCAGATGCTTGCCTCATGTGGGTGAAGCCCAACACCAATGAAAATTTCCTTGTACTTCTCAGTCAGCTTAACCATCTCGGGAATGGTTTTCAGGTCGACACCGGCCTGCACAATTTGCACGACGCCTTCGGCAAAAGCACGCGCGATGACCTCTTGCTGGTCCTCGGCAAACGAGTCCCAGGTTAAATGGGCATGGCTGTCGATAATTTGACCCTTCGGCATGGGCACTATTGTAGCCAATCAGGCATCTTTGTATAAAACCCTGTTGCCAAGGGGCGGTTAAACGGGGGGTCGTAAAGGGTACGAGAAAGGTGGGCCAACTGAGGTTATGTCATGCCAGACTTCTTCAGCGTTTTATACGGCATTTACTTCTTCACGATGGGTTTCGTGCTACTGACTGTGTCCGCCGCAGTTAAGGTCGTCACTTTTCCTTTCGACAAGACCGGCAAGCTGACTCATCATTTCTCAAGCTTGAGCGGACATCACTTTATACGCGTCAACCCTGGTTGGTCGGTCAAATTCGACGGGCTCTCGACGATCGAGCCAAACATGAGTTATGTATTTGTTTCCAACCATCAATCCCTAATGGATATCTTGGTCCTTTACGGCATTATGCGTCCATTCAAATGGGTTTCCAAAGAGGAGATGTTTCGCGTCCCCGTTATCGGCTGGACACTTACGCTCAACCAATATGTCCGAATCAGACGCGGCAATGGCTCCAGCACAAAAGAAATGCTCAAATCCTGTCGATATTGGTTATCTCAAAAGACTTCGGTAATGATGTTTCCCGAAGGCACGCGCTCGCCAGACGGCGAGATTCAAAAATTTCGTTATGGTGCCTTTAAGTTGGCGGCAGATGCTGATGTACCAATTCTTCCTATCGTGATTGATGGTACAAGGCAAATCATGCGAAAAGGATCTCTGCAAATTGGTTTTCATTCAGATATAAGAGTAAAAGCTCTCGCTCCTGTCTATCCCAAGGATTTCAATTACGACTCTCATGCCTTAAGTAATTACGTACGCAGTCAAATGATCGTTGAATTGAGTAAATTACGTCAAGAAGCCCAAGAGCAGGAAACGCTAGGCATGTCGGTAGCATAAAGCTATTACTGCTGCTATATTTTGAGCTATACGTTAAGACAAGGCTCAATGACAACTCGAATCCTTCTTGCTGGTCTTCTCACTCTTACTACTGCGGGGTTTGCCCTCAGCAAACCGGCATTACATGGCTCCGTTGGGCAAGACGAAAATATCGCACCGGCAAAGCCGGGTAAGTCATCTACTTCACTTGGAAGAAGTGACATTGAGAAGACCTTTGTTCCGGAAAACAAGCCCGAAAGCAAAGAAATAGAACTTGCCTGGGACGCTTGGCACAAACGTTTGGCAGAAGCAATTTATGCGCGCTTTGATTTTTTAGCTCTGCAAAAGTTTGAGGACAGCCCTCCTTTAGGAGTCAAAATCCGCTATGTAGTGACCAAGGATGGCCGCATTGACGGACTAACGGTATTGCAGAAGTCTTCAAATATGATGTTCGATACTCTCGCCTGTCACGCAATTATGTGGCAAGCAAGAAAACCTGATCTTTTAAAATTCCCCGAGGGATCAAACAGGCAATCGGTAGAAAAATTTGCCACCTTCACACAAAACATGGGTGATGAGGGTTATAAGGCAACCGAAGGCGATAAGGAGACGGTAAATGTCGGACACTAAGTATCATCAGTTAGAGCAGGAATTAGTCGGCATCGTCGGACGTGATCATGTTTTATCATCACCCGTGGATCTTGCAGTATATGAATGTGACGGAGAAACGCTGGATACGGCTCGTCCGGATTTAGTTGTACTTCCCGGAAACTCCGACGAAGTATCGGCAGTTGTGAAACTAGCCAATAAGCACAAAGTGCCTATTTCCCCTCGTGGCGCAGGTACTGGACTATCAGGTGGTGCCACCACAATCATGGGTGGTATCAGTCTTGTTCTGACGCGCATGAAGAAAATAATCAATATTGATCCGGAAAATCTCACCGCAACTGTAGAAGTTGGCGTAACCAATATTGCTGTTTCCAAGGCAACAGCCAAATGGGGTCTTTATTTTGCTCCGGATCCATCCAGCCAAATTGCATCAACAATTGGCGGTAATATCGCCGAGAATTCCGGTGGTCCGCATACGCTTAAATACGGCATGACAAACCAGCATGTAGTGGGCGTAAAGGTAGTTCTACCGGACGGTCGAGTTACAACTTTTGGCGGCAAGGCGCGTGACAATTCAGGATTGGATCTTCTAGGTGTCTTTATTGGATCGGAAGGCACACTCGGCATTGCGGTTGAAGCTACGTTGAAGCTAACTCCGTTACCTAAGCAAATTGAAACTATGATCGCCTATTTCCCCTCAGTAGAGAAAGGCGGGCAAGCCGTATCAGACGTTGTTGCTCATGGCGTAATTCCAGCTGCTATGGAAATGATCGACAAACTAACTCTCAATGCTGTTGAGGACGCTTTAAAGTTAGGACTGCAAAAAGATGCGGGTGCACTTTTGATTGTCGAACTCGACGGACAAAAGGCAGGCATTGCCGCACAAAAAGAAATTGTTATTGATTGCGTCAAGAAAAATAGCGCCACTAATATTTCATGGGCAGAAAACCCTCAGGAAAGAATGTCTATATGGAAGGCGCGTAAATCGGCCTTTGGAGCGCTCGGCCGAATTGCTCCACATGCATATGTGTTGGACGGAGTAATTCCAAGATCAAAACTAGCTGAGGCAATTTCTTCAATTGCAGCCATCAGCGAAAAATACAAAGTGATGATCGCAAATGTATATCATGCAGGCGATGGCAATTTGCACCCGGCCATTTTGTTTCACCGCGACAATCAAGAAGAGACTCTGCGCGTGATGAATGCAGCCCGGGAAATTTTAGAGCTGTGCCTGATGCTGGGCGGCACATTATCAGGCGAGCACGGTATAGGAATTGAGAAATTGGACGAGATGCCTTTGGCTTTTAGCCAAACAGATCTCCAATGCATGTCTTATGTGCATACTGCTTTCAATCCAGAAGGTATATTGAACCCCGGCAAGGTTGTTCCGAACCTCAAATCTTGCGGTGAGTCAGGCATTCGCCCCTTGCTGCGTCACCAGCTATCGGCAGCCGGAACATTAAATTAGGCGTCTAATAATTGCCATTTTGGGGTATGATCCCACTGTGAGACTTCAATACTGGGTGCCAAAAAACAATCAGAGAGGTAGTAACTAACTTGCACGGCAAACTTGATCTGTCGAAAAGTAAAGGCCTGAAAAAATCTGAAATTAAGAAGCTTGAACGACTTCTTCAAGAACGCATCCCAGTCGATAAAGTACTCACGCTAGATATTGCCGAATCGGCTGCAGAATTCTCCCACGAAACTGGTTATCCTATATCTCTGGTCATTGACCGGCGTGGTCAGGTCGTAAATGTCACCCTCGGGCAACCCTCCGATGTAAATATGCCGGAGTTGCGCGGCGTGCGTGTGGGACCGGGACGTCTTTGCGGTCATCGCATTATTCATACCCTTTTAGTAAACGGCGGCAATAAGGTCAATCGCCAGACTCCATCTAAAGAAAGTCTGCAAGTCCTTGCTCGTCATCGCCTTGATCTTTTAGCAACGATTGAAGTAAACCCTCAGGGATCATTTAGTAGCAAGAAAGGTGAACATGGCGTATTGGCCGATGTTGTCCATATCGCACATTTGCTGCCTAAGCGTTCCAGCGATGGT
It encodes:
- a CDS encoding 1-acyl-sn-glycerol-3-phosphate acyltransferase yields the protein MPDFFSVLYGIYFFTMGFVLLTVSAAVKVVTFPFDKTGKLTHHFSSLSGHHFIRVNPGWSVKFDGLSTIEPNMSYVFVSNHQSLMDILVLYGIMRPFKWVSKEEMFRVPVIGWTLTLNQYVRIRRGNGSSTKEMLKSCRYWLSQKTSVMMFPEGTRSPDGEIQKFRYGAFKLAADADVPILPIVIDGTRQIMRKGSLQIGFHSDIRVKALAPVYPKDFNYDSHALSNYVRSQMIVELSKLRQEAQEQETLGMSVA
- a CDS encoding TonB C-terminal domain-containing protein, producing MTTRILLAGLLTLTTAGFALSKPALHGSVGQDENIAPAKPGKSSTSLGRSDIEKTFVPENKPESKEIELAWDAWHKRLAEAIYARFDFLALQKFEDSPPLGVKIRYVVTKDGRIDGLTVLQKSSNMMFDTLACHAIMWQARKPDLLKFPEGSNRQSVEKFATFTQNMGDEGYKATEGDKETVNVGH
- a CDS encoding FAD-binding protein; protein product: MSDTKYHQLEQELVGIVGRDHVLSSPVDLAVYECDGETLDTARPDLVVLPGNSDEVSAVVKLANKHKVPISPRGAGTGLSGGATTIMGGISLVLTRMKKIINIDPENLTATVEVGVTNIAVSKATAKWGLYFAPDPSSQIASTIGGNIAENSGGPHTLKYGMTNQHVVGVKVVLPDGRVTTFGGKARDNSGLDLLGVFIGSEGTLGIAVEATLKLTPLPKQIETMIAYFPSVEKGGQAVSDVVAHGVIPAAMEMIDKLTLNAVEDALKLGLQKDAGALLIVELDGQKAGIAAQKEIVIDCVKKNSATNISWAENPQERMSIWKARKSAFGALGRIAPHAYVLDGVIPRSKLAEAISSIAAISEKYKVMIANVYHAGDGNLHPAILFHRDNQEETLRVMNAAREILELCLMLGGTLSGEHGIGIEKLDEMPLAFSQTDLQCMSYVHTAFNPEGILNPGKVVPNLKSCGESGIRPLLRHQLSAAGTLN